The Silvanigrella paludirubra genome contains a region encoding:
- the grxD gene encoding Grx4 family monothiol glutaredoxin, protein MNSQWKSKIEEDVKNNEIMVYMRGSPQAPRCGFSAKVIRTLNELGRPFKSDDMDSDPELWSTLKEMNNWPTSPQIFIKGEFIGGCDIFVEMFQSGELHEKLGLQK, encoded by the coding sequence GTGAATTCACAATGGAAATCAAAAATTGAAGAAGATGTAAAAAATAATGAAATCATGGTTTATATGAGAGGCTCGCCACAAGCACCTCGTTGCGGTTTTTCTGCAAAGGTAATTCGTACTCTTAATGAACTTGGTAGACCCTTTAAATCCGATGATATGGATAGCGATCCTGAGTTATGGTCTACTTTAAAAGAAATGAATAATTGGCCAACATCTCCTCAAATTTTTATTAAAGGAGAATTTATCGGTGGTTGTGATATTTTTGTAGAAATGTTTCAATCCGGTGAATTGCATGAAAAGCTTGGTTTGCAAAAATAA
- a CDS encoding TIGR01777 family oxidoreductase, whose product MRLHSFTRSSSLSVSCEEAFQWHRRSGAFERMLPPWMTSQIISKEGTIYDGDSVTIKTNLGVIPFVFKAQHQNYIENKQFEDIQIQGPFAFFKHLHKFEKIDDKKSKITDHIEYSLPIGMLSRFLGNKFIDEKLNKMFTYRHRTLKYDLFLHSKYSKKKLKILVTGASGLVGSNLVPFLTSGGHEVIKLVRTNYKLEEDANHFAIWDSEKKEFVNPEILEDLDAVVHLAGENIAAQKWSEERKKELIDSRVHFTSAICNALIKQLKTLPKSFISASGIGIFGSRDYDDILHEESKLGSGFLANLAKDWEMASREAEKAGIRVVNLRFGTIISLSGGVLKKMYTPYRLCLGGPFGSGRQMISWISITDVLGLILFSISNNKVEGAVNAVAPHAVTNEQFSELLAQTLDRPSSLRIPELFVESLFGEMGRELLLSGQHAKPVKALKNGYEFLHSQLHDAFTYCLGV is encoded by the coding sequence ATGCGTCTTCATTCTTTTACAAGAAGTTCTTCTCTTTCTGTTTCATGCGAAGAGGCCTTTCAATGGCACAGACGATCGGGTGCTTTTGAGCGAATGTTACCTCCTTGGATGACTTCCCAAATTATTTCTAAAGAGGGAACTATTTATGATGGCGACTCCGTTACCATTAAAACAAATTTAGGTGTTATTCCTTTTGTTTTTAAAGCTCAACATCAAAACTATATTGAAAATAAACAATTTGAAGATATACAAATTCAAGGCCCTTTTGCTTTCTTCAAGCATCTGCACAAATTTGAAAAAATAGATGATAAAAAATCTAAAATCACAGATCATATTGAATACAGTTTGCCAATAGGAATGTTGTCTCGTTTTTTAGGTAATAAATTTATTGATGAGAAATTAAATAAAATGTTTACTTATAGGCATAGAACTTTAAAATATGATTTGTTTTTACATTCAAAATATTCAAAGAAAAAACTAAAAATTTTAGTAACAGGTGCTTCGGGATTGGTAGGAAGTAATTTGGTTCCTTTCTTGACTTCGGGAGGCCATGAAGTCATTAAGCTTGTCAGAACAAATTATAAGTTAGAAGAAGATGCAAATCACTTTGCCATTTGGGACAGTGAAAAAAAAGAATTTGTAAATCCCGAAATTTTAGAAGATCTCGATGCGGTTGTTCATTTAGCTGGAGAAAATATTGCAGCACAAAAATGGAGTGAAGAAAGAAAAAAAGAATTGATCGACAGTCGTGTACATTTTACTTCTGCAATTTGTAATGCTCTTATAAAACAATTAAAAACGCTTCCAAAATCTTTTATTTCTGCATCAGGAATTGGGATTTTTGGTAGCCGGGATTATGACGATATTTTACATGAAGAATCTAAACTTGGGAGCGGGTTTCTTGCTAATTTAGCAAAAGATTGGGAAATGGCATCCCGTGAAGCTGAAAAAGCAGGTATTAGAGTTGTTAACTTAAGATTTGGTACCATTATTTCTTTATCTGGTGGTGTTTTAAAAAAAATGTATACACCTTATCGCTTGTGTTTAGGCGGACCGTTTGGATCGGGAAGACAAATGATTTCTTGGATTTCTATCACAGATGTTCTCGGCCTTATTTTATTTTCCATCTCAAATAATAAAGTAGAAGGTGCTGTAAATGCGGTTGCTCCTCATGCAGTTACGAATGAACAATTTTCAGAATTATTAGCACAGACTTTAGACAGGCCAAGCTCGTTAAGAATTCCTGAGCTTTTTGTAGAATCTCTTTTTGGTGAAATGGGAAGAGAGCTTTTGTTATCGGGGCAACATGCAAAACCTGTTAAAGCATTAAAAAATGGTTATGAGTTTTTGCACTCTCAATTGCATGATGCGTTTACTTATTGTTTAGGTGTTTAA
- the tatC gene encoding twin-arginine translocase subunit TatC: protein MSRMGFRPFQYVSTAFNAGLQRKAKREAVLNGNEDSQMSLFDHIRELRKHALRAVLWLSAFSGISFLFMEPLIHFLKKPYDSVLLNLKQQGITQNLSSISIFEVITVNFKICFLIGFALSLPFMAREVWNFVAPALYEKEKKIALISVFASVFLFYLGISFGFFLIIPYFFSNALSWASQYALVMITYENYFNSLITMMLIFGAVFEVPVILSLLGLAGILPSETLIKNRKIAFLGCFIIGAILSPPDVISLCLVSIPMYLMVEISIYLIKKIEEKRKTQLTTSI from the coding sequence ATGAGCCGCATGGGATTTAGACCTTTTCAATATGTTTCAACCGCTTTTAACGCTGGACTTCAAAGAAAAGCGAAAAGAGAAGCCGTTTTAAATGGCAATGAAGATTCACAAATGTCTTTATTTGATCATATCCGTGAATTAAGGAAACATGCGTTGCGCGCCGTTTTATGGCTCAGTGCATTTTCTGGAATTTCTTTTTTGTTTATGGAACCCTTAATTCATTTTTTAAAAAAACCTTATGACTCTGTTTTGCTAAATTTAAAACAACAAGGAATTACCCAGAATCTTTCTTCCATAAGTATATTTGAAGTGATTACAGTTAATTTTAAAATTTGTTTCCTTATCGGATTTGCTTTAAGCCTTCCTTTTATGGCACGTGAAGTTTGGAACTTTGTGGCTCCTGCTTTATATGAAAAAGAAAAAAAAATTGCTCTCATTTCTGTTTTTGCAAGTGTCTTCTTATTTTATTTAGGAATTTCTTTTGGATTTTTTTTAATCATTCCTTATTTTTTTTCAAATGCTTTAAGTTGGGCAAGTCAATATGCATTAGTCATGATAACTTATGAAAATTATTTTAATTCTTTAATTACAATGATGCTTATTTTTGGTGCTGTATTTGAAGTGCCTGTCATTCTTTCTTTATTAGGATTAGCAGGAATACTCCCTTCTGAAACCTTAATTAAAAATAGAAAAATTGCTTTTTTAGGATGCTTTATCATTGGGGCTATTTTATCCCCTCCTGATGTAATTAGCTTATGTTTAGTATCTATACCAATGTATTTAATGGTTGAAATATCTATTTATCTTATAAAAAAAATAGAAGAAAAAAGAAAAACACAACTAACAACATCCATATAA
- the polA gene encoding DNA polymerase I: MENTKQRLFIIDGMSLLFRSFYAMGSRLTAPDGTPIGAVYGFLKVAIKIFREQNPTHFAICWDLKEKTFRHEVYPLYKANRGETPPEIIPQIFLIQNLVKEMGIPSFAIPGFEADDVAATLAKYFEHYGEVFLVTSDKDYMQIVNDNIKMFSLKKGDEYDIVNDEKVIDYFGVPPNQVIEVLALTGDAVDNIPGVKGIGDKTAAKLISEYHSIENVYENLDKITNKRAKTALENHKEDALLSRYLVTINTSVPMNVSELSLRYTYQNLKTSKTAKAQLESLRMHTLVKNIYSDTPSSQKINLEKNKDEETNKPQTNLFEEKEHHEKFTPVETQPTQSLSSDNSNWNKKNYSLVKTKAQLKQILNRITDPKTLYFALDTETTGLDIIEDTPIGISLCFEEGIAYYIPAHDTHLLGGTLLTEEKNLPEYSPKDVWQGLKEALAQRKAPFAAHNLKYDLHMLKNMGVEIGESPACCTMVAAWLSNPAEGGFSLDFLTLKHFDFQKIPTSALIGKETGRSSMLDVPLSELTEYACEDVDATFRLWTFYQNKLKQNADLQKLFYDMEMPILLLLAEMERNGVHINSEYLGGLTAEIQSTLMKIENEIFSEVGFPFKITSPKQLGDILFDHLKVHEKIGYKGKLARTTQGYKTDAGVLEQFEEHPIVEKIQHHRELSKLLSTYVLVLPKLVKKSTGRVHTHFNQIGTATGRLSSSDPNMQNIPVKTDWGKKVRAAFSASKSNFNIISADYSQIELRVLAHISKDENMIKAFNSGADIHRQTAAQILGKNLDEVTNEERSKAKAINFGIIYGMGAQRLAKQQKISLNDSKKFIERYFTNFSGVKKYLDDQRAQAHEKGLVKTYFGRVRPIPAMFSKNPLEAKLAENMAINSPIQGTAADIMKLGMLAVHKAIVQKKLKTKIILQVHDELVLDGPENEYEEIQKIVKKAMEDCVSFKVPMLVEVGHGINWLEAK, encoded by the coding sequence ATGGAAAATACAAAACAACGTCTTTTTATTATTGATGGGATGTCGCTCCTATTTCGTTCCTTTTATGCAATGGGATCGCGCTTAACAGCTCCCGACGGTACCCCAATTGGCGCTGTTTATGGTTTTTTAAAGGTTGCAATTAAAATATTTAGAGAACAAAACCCAACACACTTCGCTATATGTTGGGATCTAAAAGAAAAAACATTTCGCCATGAAGTTTACCCTTTGTATAAAGCGAACCGTGGCGAAACTCCTCCTGAAATCATTCCACAAATTTTTTTAATTCAAAATTTAGTAAAAGAAATGGGAATTCCATCCTTTGCTATACCTGGATTTGAAGCAGACGATGTTGCTGCCACCCTTGCTAAATACTTTGAGCATTATGGTGAAGTATTTCTTGTTACTTCTGATAAAGATTACATGCAAATTGTAAATGATAATATTAAAATGTTTTCTCTTAAAAAAGGAGACGAATATGATATTGTCAATGATGAAAAAGTAATTGATTATTTTGGAGTACCACCAAACCAAGTTATTGAAGTTTTAGCTCTTACAGGCGATGCTGTAGATAATATTCCTGGAGTTAAAGGAATAGGCGACAAAACAGCAGCAAAACTAATTTCCGAATATCATTCTATAGAAAATGTATATGAAAATTTAGATAAAATTACTAATAAAAGAGCAAAAACAGCACTTGAAAATCATAAAGAAGATGCTCTTTTATCTAGATATCTTGTTACAATAAACACTTCTGTGCCCATGAATGTTTCCGAGTTGTCGTTACGTTATACTTATCAAAATTTAAAAACAAGTAAGACAGCAAAAGCACAACTTGAATCCTTGCGAATGCATACTTTAGTAAAAAATATTTATAGTGATACCCCTTCTTCTCAAAAAATTAATCTTGAAAAAAATAAGGATGAAGAAACAAATAAACCACAAACAAATTTATTTGAAGAAAAAGAACATCACGAAAAATTTACTCCAGTAGAGACACAACCAACACAATCTTTATCAAGTGACAATTCTAATTGGAATAAAAAAAATTATTCACTTGTTAAAACAAAAGCACAATTAAAACAAATTTTAAATCGCATAACAGACCCTAAAACTCTTTATTTTGCTCTAGATACAGAAACTACAGGTTTAGATATAATTGAAGATACCCCAATTGGAATATCGCTCTGTTTCGAAGAAGGAATTGCTTATTATATTCCAGCTCATGATACTCATTTATTGGGCGGTACTTTATTAACCGAAGAAAAAAACTTACCTGAGTATTCTCCAAAAGATGTTTGGCAAGGACTTAAAGAAGCCCTTGCTCAAAGAAAAGCACCATTTGCAGCTCACAATTTAAAATATGATCTTCATATGCTAAAAAACATGGGCGTGGAAATTGGAGAAAGCCCTGCATGTTGCACTATGGTGGCAGCCTGGTTAAGCAACCCAGCAGAAGGCGGTTTTAGCTTAGATTTTTTAACTTTAAAACATTTTGATTTTCAAAAAATTCCAACAAGTGCTCTTATAGGTAAAGAAACAGGACGTTCATCAATGCTAGATGTTCCTTTATCTGAATTAACCGAATATGCTTGTGAAGATGTTGATGCTACATTTCGTCTTTGGACATTTTATCAAAATAAGTTAAAGCAAAATGCAGATCTCCAAAAATTATTTTATGATATGGAAATGCCCATTTTATTACTTCTTGCTGAAATGGAAAGAAATGGAGTTCATATCAATTCTGAATATTTAGGTGGATTAACTGCTGAAATACAATCCACTTTAATGAAAATTGAAAATGAAATATTTAGCGAAGTCGGATTCCCATTTAAAATCACGAGCCCAAAACAATTGGGTGATATTTTGTTTGATCATTTAAAAGTTCATGAAAAAATAGGATACAAAGGAAAACTAGCAAGGACCACTCAAGGTTACAAAACCGATGCCGGTGTTTTAGAACAATTTGAAGAACACCCTATTGTTGAAAAAATCCAACATCACCGTGAGCTTTCTAAATTACTTTCAACATATGTTCTTGTGTTACCTAAACTTGTAAAAAAATCTACAGGTCGTGTTCATACCCATTTTAATCAAATTGGTACTGCTACAGGTCGTCTTTCAAGCTCCGATCCCAATATGCAAAATATCCCAGTTAAGACAGATTGGGGTAAAAAAGTAAGAGCCGCTTTTAGTGCATCAAAATCGAATTTTAATATTATTTCTGCAGACTATTCACAAATTGAATTACGAGTTCTTGCCCATATTTCCAAAGATGAAAATATGATTAAAGCATTTAACTCAGGAGCTGATATTCATAGACAAACTGCTGCACAAATTCTAGGTAAAAATTTAGATGAAGTAACAAATGAAGAAAGAAGCAAAGCAAAAGCTATAAACTTTGGAATAATATATGGAATGGGAGCACAGCGTTTAGCAAAACAACAAAAAATTTCTTTAAATGACTCTAAAAAATTCATTGAACGTTACTTTACAAATTTTTCAGGTGTGAAAAAATATTTGGATGACCAAAGAGCTCAGGCTCACGAAAAAGGCCTTGTGAAAACCTATTTTGGACGAGTGCGCCCTATTCCTGCTATGTTTTCAAAAAATCCTTTAGAAGCTAAACTTGCCGAAAATATGGCTATCAATTCACCTATTCAGGGAACAGCCGCAGATATTATGAAACTAGGCATGCTCGCTGTTCATAAAGCCATTGTGCAAAAAAAGTTAAAAACAAAAATTATTTTACAAGTGCACGATGAACTTGTTTTAGATGGCCCAGAAAATGAATACGAAGAAATTCAAAAAATTGTAAAAAAAGCAATGGAGGACTGTGTCTCATTTAAAGTTCCTATGCTTGTGGAAGTCGGTCATGGTATAAATTGGCTGGAGGCAAAATAA
- the lysS gene encoding lysine--tRNA ligase, with protein MSDNIFELKKTKFLEQRERGNLGDHYNKTHTISEVAALTEGTKDVSTAGRVVAMRTMGKILFAHIYDFSGKVQICVRKTEEAPEVFEEFANHVSIGDFVGVQGEMFVTKTGELTLRVANWKLLNKCLRTLPEKYHGIEDIETRYRQRYLDIIMNNESREVFAKRFQVVKALRRYLEDHGYNEVETPILQTTPSGALARPFFTHHNALDIECVLRIAPETYLKRLIGAGIDKVFEFARCFRNEGISATHLQDFTMLEFYASYSNSDLMRKFVEGMMRNLIEKIFGTVKVTLGGNEIDFSGDWPVIEYSDLILKDCGIDIKKWNTKESLAKEIKAKNIRLDDDINTLGWANMVDSLYKKVSRPKLIQPCFLVKYPVEMAPLARRNAKEPEYVDFFQFLVNGVELVKAYSELVDPIDQRERFEEQMQAREHGDDEAMPLDEDYLASMEHGFPPIAGVGIGIDRLTMILCGCDNIKDTILFPLLRPTSQGIPDSENSKETK; from the coding sequence ATGTCAGACAATATTTTTGAACTTAAAAAAACAAAATTTCTAGAGCAAAGAGAAAGAGGAAATCTTGGCGACCATTATAATAAAACGCACACCATTTCTGAAGTTGCCGCATTAACAGAAGGTACAAAAGACGTAAGTACAGCAGGACGTGTTGTCGCAATGCGTACCATGGGAAAAATTCTATTTGCTCATATTTATGATTTCAGTGGAAAAGTTCAAATATGTGTTCGTAAAACAGAGGAAGCTCCTGAAGTTTTTGAAGAGTTTGCTAACCACGTTTCTATTGGAGATTTTGTTGGTGTTCAAGGGGAAATGTTTGTTACAAAAACAGGTGAGCTTACTTTACGTGTTGCAAACTGGAAATTATTAAACAAATGTTTACGTACATTACCAGAAAAATACCATGGGATTGAAGACATTGAAACTCGTTACCGCCAAAGGTATCTTGACATTATAATGAATAATGAATCCAGAGAAGTTTTTGCGAAACGTTTTCAAGTTGTAAAAGCGCTACGCCGTTACCTTGAAGATCATGGATATAATGAAGTAGAAACGCCCATTTTACAAACAACTCCTTCAGGAGCTTTAGCGCGCCCTTTTTTCACTCATCATAATGCACTCGATATTGAGTGTGTTTTAAGAATTGCTCCAGAAACTTATTTAAAGAGACTTATTGGTGCTGGAATTGATAAAGTTTTTGAGTTTGCAAGATGTTTTCGGAACGAAGGAATATCGGCTACTCACCTTCAAGACTTCACCATGCTTGAATTTTATGCTTCTTATTCGAATTCCGATTTAATGAGAAAATTTGTTGAAGGCATGATGCGTAACCTTATTGAGAAAATATTTGGTACCGTTAAGGTAACACTTGGTGGAAATGAAATTGATTTTTCTGGCGATTGGCCTGTCATTGAATATTCTGATTTAATTTTAAAAGACTGCGGTATAGATATTAAAAAATGGAATACCAAAGAGTCCCTTGCAAAAGAAATAAAAGCAAAAAATATTCGCCTTGACGACGATATCAATACATTAGGCTGGGCTAATATGGTTGATTCCCTTTATAAAAAAGTTTCTCGTCCTAAATTAATTCAACCTTGTTTTTTAGTAAAATATCCAGTTGAAATGGCACCTCTTGCCAGAAGAAATGCAAAAGAACCTGAATATGTCGACTTTTTTCAATTTCTTGTGAATGGAGTTGAACTTGTAAAAGCTTATTCGGAGCTTGTCGATCCTATCGATCAACGCGAACGCTTTGAAGAACAAATGCAAGCAAGAGAACACGGTGACGACGAAGCAATGCCACTTGATGAAGATTATCTTGCATCCATGGAACACGGTTTTCCACCAATTGCAGGTGTTGGGATTGGCATTGACCGCCTTACTATGATTTTATGTGGCTGCGATAATATCAAAGACACTATTTTATTCCCTTTATTAAGACCAACAAGTCAAGGGATTCCTGACTCAGAAAATTCAAAAGAAACAAAGTAA
- a CDS encoding metal ABC transporter permease, protein MFQEFSNLIQIFQYSFAQIALVATILITIMCGILSPVVVLKQRAYLGDTLSHLVFPGVIIGILLAKFTDFPFWGCILVGAIFTALLGTFISEWILKTLKIPPDASAVICLTSFFAIGIIAISSNKDTRIDPESILFGDVLTLSWRDVSVLAIALILVSISILSLKKHWDAWLSDPEFAEIAGFKVKLLEKLFPILMTFAILSGLFAVGGLMISALLTLPTIIYQPRSVFSPIVVLLSFIGGLLGILLAFSFNWPVGPSIVLVGFFSILIKTLAVRLQEK, encoded by the coding sequence ATGTTTCAAGAATTCTCTAACTTAATACAAATATTTCAATACAGTTTTGCACAAATAGCACTAGTAGCAACAATATTAATTACTATTATGTGTGGAATTTTAAGTCCTGTTGTTGTTTTAAAACAACGAGCTTATTTGGGTGATACTTTATCACATCTTGTATTTCCAGGAGTTATCATTGGCATTCTTTTAGCAAAATTTACCGATTTTCCTTTTTGGGGTTGTATTTTAGTTGGAGCCATTTTTACAGCACTTTTAGGAACATTTATATCTGAATGGATTTTAAAAACATTAAAAATTCCACCCGATGCGTCTGCCGTTATCTGTCTGACCTCTTTTTTTGCTATTGGAATTATAGCAATATCCAGCAATAAGGACACAAGAATCGATCCTGAAAGTATTTTATTTGGAGATGTTTTAACCCTTTCTTGGCGAGATGTCTCCGTACTTGCGATCGCTCTTATTCTAGTTTCTATTTCTATTTTATCATTAAAAAAGCACTGGGACGCTTGGCTTTCAGACCCCGAGTTTGCAGAAATAGCCGGATTTAAAGTAAAATTATTAGAAAAACTTTTTCCAATATTAATGACGTTTGCTATTCTATCAGGACTTTTTGCTGTAGGGGGGTTGATGATCTCCGCCCTACTCACTTTGCCTACAATTATTTATCAGCCAAGGAGTGTTTTTTCTCCTATAGTTGTTTTATTAAGCTTTATCGGTGGACTCCTTGGCATCCTACTTGCTTTCAGCTTTAATTGGCCCGTAGGACCGAGCATTGTTCTAGTTGGATTTTTTTCTATATTAATAAAAACCCTTGCGGTACGGTTGCAAGAGAAATAA
- a CDS encoding metal ABC transporter ATP-binding protein: protein MSYLSWSNLVVGYPNKKSLTNPFSGEITFPGIYAIVGQNGCGKSTLLKTWLGLIKPLKGSVLFHDAPIPTAHNISQGIAYVPQFHAVNRYFHISVCDFIKQGKGPHYHFTQNDHQEIINLLSEWQLSGYENRSFHELSGGQKTRAMIVRAIISKPKMLFLDEPLASLDVCCQQQLMDTLEELAQEHKVCIFIVDHHLENFKSYITKKISFTRKHDQEISTVVL from the coding sequence ATGAGCTACTTAAGCTGGAGTAATTTGGTTGTCGGTTATCCAAATAAAAAATCTCTTACAAATCCATTTTCTGGTGAAATTACTTTTCCTGGAATTTATGCCATAGTAGGACAGAATGGTTGCGGAAAATCCACATTACTTAAAACATGGCTTGGATTAATCAAACCATTAAAAGGCTCTGTGTTGTTTCATGATGCCCCTATTCCAACTGCACATAACATATCACAAGGCATTGCTTATGTTCCTCAATTTCATGCTGTAAATCGTTACTTCCATATTTCCGTTTGCGATTTTATAAAACAAGGAAAAGGGCCTCATTATCATTTCACTCAAAATGATCACCAAGAAATTATAAATTTACTTTCGGAATGGCAACTTTCAGGTTATGAAAACCGAAGTTTTCATGAATTGAGCGGCGGCCAAAAGACTCGTGCCATGATTGTGAGAGCGATTATTTCTAAACCTAAAATGCTTTTTTTAGACGAACCGCTTGCTAGTTTAGATGTTTGTTGCCAACAACAATTAATGGATACACTAGAAGAACTTGCCCAGGAACATAAAGTTTGTATTTTTATCGTAGATCATCATCTCGAAAATTTTAAAAGTTATATTACAAAAAAAATTAGCTTTACTCGAAAACATGATCAGGAAATATCTACAGTTGTCTTGTAA
- a CDS encoding metal ABC transporter substrate-binding protein: protein MNKFLLSSVFFISFSFMFHNVSLANEKMSQIKIETTIPYLTDLVKQASCYSKSFQIENIISVGSDPHTFHMTPSNRIAIAKADVIISIGSGLEPWISKIQKNKNQTWFTVTENMSLTKLDGGHTHSHDHDHNHDHETKEHNHLEYDPHIWQSPKLTKEALLKISNLLIKLKPDEERYITTCTQNYIHKMEMEIKELKKQIEAIPVEKRVIATNHDALGYFANEFGFKIKSIVGLSDEASPTPAQLKDIIMQIKKENITALFLESTGNMRNIKTVSKETGVKIGGTLYSDSLGTKGSGAETAPEMWKTNVSTILNALKK from the coding sequence ATGAATAAATTTTTATTATCTAGTGTATTTTTTATTTCTTTTTCTTTTATGTTTCATAATGTTTCTTTAGCAAATGAAAAAATGAGTCAAATTAAAATTGAGACCACAATTCCTTATTTAACCGATCTTGTAAAACAAGCATCTTGTTATTCTAAATCATTTCAAATAGAAAATATTATTTCTGTTGGAAGCGATCCTCATACCTTTCATATGACGCCTTCAAATCGTATCGCAATTGCAAAAGCAGATGTCATTATTTCTATTGGTTCTGGCTTAGAACCTTGGATATCTAAAATCCAAAAAAATAAAAATCAAACTTGGTTTACGGTAACAGAAAATATGTCGCTTACCAAACTGGATGGCGGTCATACACATTCACATGACCACGATCATAATCATGACCATGAAACTAAAGAACATAATCATTTAGAATATGATCCCCATATTTGGCAATCTCCCAAATTAACAAAAGAAGCTCTCCTAAAAATTTCTAATTTATTAATAAAATTAAAGCCTGATGAAGAAAGATATATAACAACATGCACACAAAATTATATTCATAAAATGGAAATGGAAATAAAAGAATTAAAAAAACAAATTGAAGCTATTCCAGTAGAAAAAAGAGTAATTGCCACAAATCATGATGCTCTTGGTTATTTTGCAAACGAATTTGGTTTCAAAATAAAAAGCATCGTTGGATTGTCAGATGAAGCTTCTCCGACACCCGCACAGCTAAAAGACATAATTATGCAAATTAAAAAAGAAAACATTACGGCACTATTTCTTGAATCAACAGGAAATATGCGTAATATAAAAACCGTTTCTAAGGAAACAGGCGTTAAAATTGGTGGTACACTTTATAGCGACTCACTTGGTACGAAGGGCTCAGGCGCAGAGACAGCACCTGAAATGTGGAAAACAAATGTCAGCACTATTTTAAATGCCCTAAAAAAATAG
- a CDS encoding ABC transporter permease, translating to MIILLKIAFQSLLNRKMTFILTVFSIALSIMLFLGIERIKLGAKESFSNTISKTDLIVGSRGSGIQLLLYTIFHMGNATNNISWSSYESIKNNPEVSWTIPYSLGDSYNGFRVIGTDQNLYEHYRFFGDKKIEISEGNVPNDVFETAIGFEVAKKENLKIGDKISLTHGISDGPGILTHKDKPFTIVAILKETTTPLDRAVYITLEGMEAIHIDWVNGSPALPGKETPQNQIKKENIQIGQITSFLVGAESRISALGLLREINNFKKEPLMAVIPGAALSQLWETISYAEIAFQIISIFVIMIGIIGMMVSIYTSLENRRREMSILRAIGASYKSIVFLLISESFIISLFGCFLGYILCCGFIKISQPIILNKFGILIPFLNLQSTEYLYLIIVIAISCIIGIIPAIKAYKNSLSDGLSIKI from the coding sequence ATGATCATCCTTCTAAAAATAGCATTTCAATCGCTTTTAAATAGAAAAATGACTTTTATTTTAACCGTGTTTTCAATTGCTTTAAGCATCATGCTCTTTCTTGGAATTGAAAGAATAAAGCTAGGAGCTAAAGAAAGCTTTTCAAATACAATTAGCAAAACAGATTTAATTGTAGGTTCCCGTGGAAGTGGCATTCAACTTTTATTATACACCATCTTTCATATGGGAAATGCAACAAATAATATCTCTTGGTCTTCTTACGAAAGCATAAAAAATAATCCTGAAGTGAGTTGGACAATTCCTTATTCCTTGGGAGATAGCTATAATGGCTTTCGAGTGATTGGAACCGATCAAAATTTATATGAGCATTATCGTTTTTTCGGGGATAAAAAAATAGAGATATCCGAAGGAAATGTTCCAAATGATGTATTTGAAACGGCGATTGGATTTGAAGTTGCAAAAAAAGAAAATTTAAAAATAGGCGATAAAATTTCGTTAACGCATGGCATTAGCGATGGACCTGGTATTCTCACTCACAAAGATAAACCTTTTACTATTGTCGCTATTCTTAAAGAAACAACAACACCTCTTGACCGAGCAGTTTATATTACGTTGGAAGGAATGGAAGCCATTCATATTGATTGGGTAAATGGATCTCCTGCACTGCCAGGTAAAGAAACACCACAAAATCAAATTAAAAAAGAAAATATTCAAATTGGCCAAATTACTTCTTTTTTAGTTGGTGCCGAATCTCGCATTAGCGCATTAGGTTTACTTAGAGAAATAAATAATTTTAAAAAAGAACCTTTAATGGCCGTTATTCCTGGTGCCGCTTTGAGCCAACTTTGGGAAACTATTTCTTATGCAGAAATAGCTTTTCAAATTATTTCTATTTTTGTGATTATGATTGGCATTATTGGAATGATGGTTTCTATCTATACTTCTCTTGAAAATAGAAGAAGAGAAATGTCCATTCTTAGAGCAATTGGTGCCAGTTATAAATCCATTGTTTTTTTATTAATTTCAGAATCTTTTATTATAAGTTTATTTGGTTGTTTTTTAGGATATATTTTATGTTGTGGATTTATTAAAATATCACAGCCTATTATTTTAAATAAATTTGGAATTCTGATTCCTTTTTTAAATTTACAGTCTACAGAATATTTATATCTTATCATCGTTATTGCTATTTCTTGTATCATTGGGATTATTCCTGCAATAAAAGCTTATAAAAACTCTTTAAGCGACGGATTGAGTATCAAAATATGA